AGCTGGTTTTGAGTCCCCAGATGTACGAAATGAATAAAATTCTTGTTGAAAAAATTTATGAGAAATATTAAAATTTTATATATTAGCAATCAAATTAAGAAGAGAAAAGAAGAGAGGAGAAGAGATTATGGAAAGTGTTGAGATGAGAGAAAATGTAAGTGAACTTTTTTTGAGCCAGCTCGAAAATGTCTTTAAAAACAGTCCTTTTTATCAAAAAAAATTCAAAGAAACAGGGGTAAAACTTAGTAAGATACAGGACTTAGATGATATCAAAAAACTTCCATTTACAACAAAAGAAGAGTTAAGAGATGCTTATCCCTTAGGGCTTATGGCTGTTGATGAGAAAAAGGTTGTAAGAATTCACTCTTCGTCAGGTACAACTGGAATGCCAGTGATTATTCCTTACACTCAAAAAGATGTTGATGACTGGAAAGAAATGATGAAAAGGTGTTATCAGTTAGCAGGTGTAACAGAGCTGGACAGAGTCCAGATAACTCCTGGATATGGCCTTTGGACAGCAGGTATTGGATTTCAGCTTGGTGCTGAGTTTTTGGGTGCGATGACAATTCCTATGGGGCCCGGAAATACAGAAAAACAGCTTCAGATGATGGTGGATTTAAAGTCAACAGTCATTATTGCGACTTCATCTTACGGGCTTTTGCTTGCTGAAGAGGTAGTTAAAAGAGGTTTAAAAGACAAGATACATTTAAGAATTGGGATATTTGGTTCTGAAAGATGGGGAGAAAAACAGCGAAAAACTATTGAGGCGTATCTGGGCATAGAAAGTTTTGATATTTATGGGTTAACAGAGATTTATGGACCGGGAATTGCAATAGATTGCAAAAAACATACAGGCCTTCATTATTTTGATGATTTTCTGTATTTTGAAATAATTGACCCTCAAACAGGAGAGAATGTGCCTGATGGAGAGTTTGGTGAACTTGTTATTACCACTTTGAGAAAAGAAGGTGCTCCTCTTATAAGATACAGAACAAGAGACATCACACGAAAAATTCCAGGTGAGTGCAGTTGTGGTTCTAAGTATCCACGTATTGACAGGATTGTTGGTAGAACTGACGACATGATAAAGGTCAAAGGTGTTAATATCTTTCCTGCTCAGATAGACACATTTTTGAATGATGTAGATGGTGTTGGAAGTGAATATCAAGTGATTATAGAGAGGATTGATTACAGGGATAAACTTACATTAAAGGTTGAGGTTAAAGATGAATATTTTACTTCTGAGATGAAAGAGTTAATCTCTCATGAATTTAAAAATAAGATAGGAGTATCGCCTGAGGTCATTTTGTGCAGGGTAGGTGAACTTCCTCGAAGCGAAAAGAAGACAAAACGCATATTTGATTTGAGAGGCTGAAAGAAAAATGGCAAAAAAGATTAAGTCAGATAGAGGGAAGCAGATGCTTTCCTCTATTTTGCTTGTTGTAATAATTTACATCTTGTCTCCAACTTCAGTTTCTTACGACAAACTAAGTGCAAATAGAATACTTACGTGGCTTTTTGCGTTGCAACTATTTATATTCTTTAGTGTGGCAATTACTATTTCATTTGTACTACGATTACTGAGAATAAAATATTCTCAAAAGGTTTGTTCGTTTATCTTTTCTCTTTGTTTAAATGATATGCTTATTCTGACGATGCTATTAACAACTATACATATTATATTTATGCTAACAATTGTGAATGTCATAGGAAGCTCATACAGGTGGGTGGTAAAAGGTATAAACTTTGATATTATGCTTTCAGTAGCAGACCTGGTTAT
The sequence above is drawn from the Caldicellulosiruptor bescii DSM 6725 genome and encodes:
- a CDS encoding phenylacetate--CoA ligase family protein, which encodes MESVEMRENVSELFLSQLENVFKNSPFYQKKFKETGVKLSKIQDLDDIKKLPFTTKEELRDAYPLGLMAVDEKKVVRIHSSSGTTGMPVIIPYTQKDVDDWKEMMKRCYQLAGVTELDRVQITPGYGLWTAGIGFQLGAEFLGAMTIPMGPGNTEKQLQMMVDLKSTVIIATSSYGLLLAEEVVKRGLKDKIHLRIGIFGSERWGEKQRKTIEAYLGIESFDIYGLTEIYGPGIAIDCKKHTGLHYFDDFLYFEIIDPQTGENVPDGEFGELVITTLRKEGAPLIRYRTRDITRKIPGECSCGSKYPRIDRIVGRTDDMIKVKGVNIFPAQIDTFLNDVDGVGSEYQVIIERIDYRDKLTLKVEVKDEYFTSEMKELISHEFKNKIGVSPEVILCRVGELPRSEKKTKRIFDLRG